Genomic window (Meiothermus sp. QL-1):
CCTATCACCTCCCGAAGAGGTACCTGAGGGCCGGGGCCAATCCCTGCCGCCAGGTCATCCAGTTGTGGCCGGAGGGACGCTCGGTGTAGAGGTGGGGGTAGCCCTTGTCGGCCAGCATGGCGGCAAAGCGGCGGTTGGGGGCCAGGAGCCACTCGAGCTGTCCCGTCTCGCAGTAAAAGCGCAGGGGCAGGGTGGGGCTTTGTTGGTACTGCTGGGTGAGCCACTCGGGGTCGGTGTAGGAATCGCCCCCTGCGGGCGAGGCGGTGAGGCAGGCCGACTGGGTGGCCAGCTTGGGGAAGACCCCCGGGTGCCGCCAGGCCAGCCAGGCCGAGACCAGCCCACCCAGGCTGGCGCCCAGCAGGGCTTTTTCCGGGGTGGGGCCGTAGGCAGCCTCCACTGCGGGCACGGCCTCCTCCAGCACGAAGGTCTCGTAACGCGGGTTGAACCAGTACTCGCTGCGGCGGTCCTCGGGTTCCAGGAACACGATGCGGATGGGGTGAATCTGGCCGAGCTCTAGCAGGGCCTGGGCCACTTCGGCCAGCTTGGCGGTGCGGTAGTAGGCCACCCCGTCGTGCACGTAGAGGGTGGCCCGGGCGGGTTCTGGCGGGTTGTAGACGTAGTAGCGCCGCAGGGCGCCGAAAGCCTTGGAATGGAGCCGGTGCCGCTGGACCTCCACCGGGCGGGTAGGGTTGGGTGGCGGGGTGGGGTCGAACCCCGGCAGCTCGATGGCCCTAGGGTAGCTCCACCAGGGGTTTTGGGCCCTATGAGGGTTGTCGGGGTCGGGGAAGGGCTCTTTTTGTTCGTCCAGGAAGGCGTATTCGATGTAGGCCCCGGGGGGAAACTCGAGGGTGATGGGCCCGGGAAGGGGGATGGGCCTTTTCTC
Coding sequences:
- a CDS encoding alpha/beta hydrolase-fold protein, with translation MVEVHGRNVTFYPPPKARYLVGDFTDWEKRPIPLPGPITLEFPPGAYIEYAFLDEQKEPFPDPDNPHRAQNPWWSYPRAIELPGFDPTPPPNPTRPVEVQRHRLHSKAFGALRRYYVYNPPEPARATLYVHDGVAYYRTAKLAEVAQALLELGQIHPIRIVFLEPEDRRSEYWFNPRYETFVLEEAVPAVEAAYGPTPEKALLGASLGGLVSAWLAWRHPGVFPKLATQSACLTASPAGGDSYTDPEWLTQQYQQSPTLPLRFYCETGQLEWLLAPNRRFAAMLADKGYPHLYTERPSGHNWMTWRQGLAPALRYLFGR